The sequence below is a genomic window from Mustelus asterias unplaced genomic scaffold, sMusAst1.hap1.1 HAP1_SCAFFOLD_2046, whole genome shotgun sequence.
GTTGATTTAAAAACTCAAACAAGGAAAGCTGGCTTCACCACCTTGTGCGAATCCTGCTAACATTCTGTGACTATACTCTGATTGCagtgttttttttcattctttattTGTTTGAGCACCAGGCCAAAACAGTCAACCTCAACCCTATTCTTTTCCATTATCCACACCAATGCACATTTAGCTGGGGACCCTggatggggaacaaaacaggaaccTTGGTTTGTGCTGAATTTTCTAATCTAATTATAGTATTGCAAATGTTGAAATTAACCAACTGTGCTAAGTTGAGACTTCAGCCTGCAACGTTCCCAGCCTGTACGTCTCAGCTGCACATCGGATACACCTGTTAACCACTGGTGTGATGTCAGGAAGGTTCCAAGTCATGAACTTTCACACAATTTCACTAGATGCTGTTGTACAGCTAGTGATTGATATGATTTTGTGGCCAGTGAAGTAGAAATCAAAATTTAAATGAATAACATTTAGCATGAAATGAAAAGAAATTCCCttccagcattgtggatgtacggtgggtgtacctacgccatacgactgcagtgtttcaagaaggcagctcataaccaccaccttgagggcaactagagatgggaaataaaGGATAGTTTAgcaaatgatgcccacatcctgtgaatggatAAACAAAAAACTCTTGAGTGCTTACAAAAAGCCTGGAAAATTATTGGGCTGAAGGTCAAACTGCCACAATTGGTTCAGAGAAAGGTGCATGTTGAACTGAGTTGATCTTGAGTAGGGCTTTTTAGACAGTGTGGAAGACACATCTAATATATGTTTGTTAAGGTAGTGTGCAGTTgaaccagatcatagaatccctgcagtgcagaaggaggccattcagcccatcaagtctgcactgaccacaatcccagccaagccctaaccctgtaaccccaaatatatactctgctaatctccctgtcactagggtcaagttataatggccaatcctcctaacccacacatctttggattgtgggaggaaacccacgcagacacgaagagaatatgcaaactccacacagacagtgacccaaaccgggaatcgaacctgggtccctggcactgaggcagcaatgcctgccactgtgccatcccaaaaTGGACAAATCCCAGGTTTGGTGTCAATGCACTTGCCAGTAGACTTTCAGAACGATTCTCTTAAACTTTAAACCTATGGTCCCATTATTTTTTTCTAGCAATCCTGTGGAATGGCAGCACATGTTTGATTTTTGACTTTACCTTGATGCTTTTCCTTCCAGCTACAGATGACAAACAAACCCCCATTCTTTATTCCTACATATTGCACAACTCACTGGCCTATGGGGCGGACTGGTCGAGATTATCACTTGATGCTCAGCTCACCACTGAACATGGACTTGTATCATCTTTAACTGAAATCCAGAGCAAAAGGGAATATGACCAAGGAGCAAAGGAAGCGGAGGTCAAGTTCCAGCACCTGAAGCTTCAGTACGAGTCTCCCACTGGCTTATTTGATATGGTTGTGGAAGATGAGCTGGATGATTGTGGAGATGGGTGTCCTGGCAGTTTGCAGGCCAGTGGTacatctgaaagtctaaatatggACCCTGCAGTAGCAAAGCAGCACAATCCTGAGGCTGATGTTCATTGGACTAAAAATAAAGCCAGTCTTGTGGCAACATGTTCTTTTTATGACCATATCTTGCATGTTTGGAGATGGGAAAGAAGTCATATTGTGTCTGCTAGTTAATTTTTAAAGttacaaatcaaagtattgaatAAATTCACTTGCATAATtgatgtgtgtgggagtgaggagcagagactgacagtttgactTGTTTGTTTCATCTATTCTATAGGAATATTAAAGGGTGGGGCACTATGTTGTGTTACAAAGATGGAGTAATATTGTGATACGGGGTGGCCAGTTTCTTGGAAAAAATCCAGAAATATATTATGAATTGTAATACATATTGCATTACAGCCCAAAGATCTCTCAATATCCTTTCTGGTGCCTCTAGGCATACCGACAGGGAGGTTAAACACAAAATTGGAGAGAGAATGAATTTTTGAAAGACACCCAAGTCTGTCATCACCTAAGATTCCTCCTTGTTTTTATAAAAAAAAAGTGTTTGGTGTCAGACCTGTCATAGTATCTCAGGCAATAATGCATATGCTGGTGCTTTCTAAACGTGTCTCAGACCACATCACATGGCTGGGAAATTATCCCAGTTCACACTTCTTGTGCTGAGATGAAAACCTATGCAATTGAACCTCAATGTAAGAAACCTTTCCCTTGGTCCTGTGGGCCGCTATGTTCACAATGTCTCAGACCTCAGAGTTCTTATTAAAAGCTGCTTTGGGATTTCCTGAATGTCTGGTAATCGGGTATGGCTAAATTTATTTTACTGGAGTATTTAGTCAAAACTATTTTTGTCTCGATCTTTCTATAATTGCCTTCATTGATGTATAAATTGGTTTGTAAATATGTACAAACTTAAAGGAGCTCCAGAATGTAATTAAAATGAAACCTTTGGTTATTAGATCATATCTgggcttttatttttttttctaaGCTTAATTTTTTTCCCTTGAAAGAGGACTTTAGTTTCTTTTAAAGTAATGATCACGTCTTGGCGATATTGAAATTACATGCTCAGGTATTTTTCTAAGGAGTGAAAGATCTTGCTATGATGCCTTTCTCTGTTTGTCAATAGTTCCTACCTTTCACCCTCTAGTTTGCCTAGATGTTACATTAACATCTGAGACCAGCATTTAGTAAGGAACAGTGGAAGGTGTAAAGGGCAGCTGTATTTCAAAAGTATAAGTCTTTAAATTTTTAATTTTTATATTTGCAGATATGATGCAAGTACAGAGGCAGGAAAGGAGGGGAAGGACAAACAAAAGGGAAGCCTTTAATAGGATAGAAGGCAGTAGTGATTAAATTATGGTGCAATGCAATAAAGATGATAATGGAATAAgcattgtcagcaaatttagcaaccgtacaatttataaatgacctggatgaaggtgaaaacttgaggccccagtactgatccctgtggcactactCATTGTGCCAACCAGAAAGTGACCTATTtatgcctactcctgttctacCCATGCTAATGTTATCCCTACACgagcttttattttctacaaTAATCTTTAATGGGTtatcttatcaaataccttctggaaatctaagtacagtatatccacaagttcccctttatccacaacacatgactccttcaaagaactccaataaattagaacatagaacattatagcgcagtacaggcccttcggccctcgatgttgcgccgaccagtgaaaccaatctaaagcccatctaatctacactattccaatatcacccatgtgtttatccaatgaccatttaaatgctcttaatgttgatgagtccactactgctgcaggcagggcatttcacgcccttactactctcagtaaagaacctacctctgacatctgtcctatatctctcacccctcaatttaaagctatgtcccctcgtgctagccatcaccatccgaggaaaaaggctctcactgtccaccctatctaatcctctgatcatcttgtatgcctctattaagtcacctcttaaccttctctctaacgaaaacaacctcaagccactcagcctttcctcatacgattttcccaccataccaggcaacatcctggtaaatctcctctgcaccctttccaacatttccacatctttcctataatgcggtgaccagaactgtacgcaatactccaagtgtggccgcaccagagttttgtacagttgcagcatgacctcctggctccgaaactcaatccctctaccaataaaagctaacacacaatacgccttcttaaccctatcaatctgggtgccaactttcagggatctatgcacatggacacccagatccctctgttcatccacactaccaagtatcttaccattagcccagtactctgtattcctgttactcctttcaaagtgaatcacctcacacttttccgcattaaactccatttgccacctctcagcccagctctgcagcttatctatgtccctctgtaacctgccacttccctccgcactgtcgacaactccaccgactttagtgtcatccgcaaatttactaatccatctttccacgccctcatccaggtcattaataaaaatgacaaacagcagtggccccaaaacagatccttgtggtacaccataaTTAATCATAAAAccttgttgactctgcctgattgccttaaatttttctaagtgccctgctataacatttTCCTTCCAACGTttttcctatgacagatgttaagctaatgtTGACTTCAACAATTCAGATCCTAAACATTGATCCTTTTTGTTTGGATGGCAGCTGTTGCTGATAATTGTTATTTCCATTTATACCTGTTTGTTGACCTATCTTTAGTTACATGTCCAGttaccatcatcccttttgtcatttagtcTCTCCTTCCACTCCATCACAAAACTTCCCTTTAATATGTtttcctcctccccaaccccataCTTGTTTCAAACTTATTACATGTTCTAGCTCTGTTGAAAGAACATAGACTTAAACAAACTGGTAATCTGGAGGGGAATAAAGTTAATGTGGTACTTATCTGTATTTAATTTGGTAATTATAAAAATGTAAGGAGGTgtattttggtaggaggaatgaagaggtgggtttcctccgggtgttccatttcctcctgcagtccaaagatgtgcgggttaggtgcattggccatggtaaattgccccttagtgtcagtgggactagctcgggtaatgcttggggttatggggatagcgcctgggtgggattgttgtcagtgcagactcaaaggactgattggcctctttctgcattatgggattctatgatatgctttAGAAAATAAGAGTCTTAATTGGCTAAAAGAACAACGGGATCCAGAGGTGCATATTCACAAATCATTAAACGTAATGCAAGTTAATAGCCATAAAATTGCTAACAAAGCATTATGTTCATGtttagagggatagaattgaaaagcagggagTTGTGGTAAACCTGTGTGCAACCTTAGTTAGATTACACTTAAATACTGTGAGCAGCTCTGGACTACATATTGTAAAAGGATTTACAAAGATACCAGAAAAGAGATTGTAAATCAACAGGAAAAACAGGATACACTGGGGCTATTTTTGccagaaaagagaaggctgaagaaTGGCCAGAGTAAAATTAGCAGCCATGAAAATAAGCTAGTCAACAAATTGAAGGTTCATGTAGCCCTTTTTTAAGCATgtagttagaatgtggaactcactaataGTGGGGGTGAGGTGAATAGTAtagatttttttattagtgtcagaagtagacactagttaacacggcaatgaagttactgtgaaaatcccctagtcgccacactccggcgcttgtttgggtacatggagaatttagcatagccaatgcacctaaccacgtcttttggactgtgggaagaaactggagcacctggaggaaacccacgcagacacatggacagtgacccaagcccggaattgaacccgggtccctggtgctgagggacagcagtgctagcccctGTGCTGCCCACATGCATTTAAGATGAAGATAAATAGGTCCATTAACCTGCACCACGCTTTGTGTCAAAacgtcttaatgatgaggcagaaaaCAGCAGAGcatgaaagaaaaggaagcaaatcctgcagtTCCAATCTCACTACTGTCCTGTCCGTGTgaccaaagatctgcgggtcaaGAATCAGCCTATTCAATCAAACGGAGGAAACTCACAACCGATTAGACATCATCCTCAAAGCGGAGGACAGTCAATGATAGCTGAATAGTTATGTTTGAAACTAGGCTCTTAACAACACATGTAGGTATGAGTGGCAAGTTGACTAGGGTAGATTGGGAAACCAGATTCAAAGATACGTAATTGAGTATTGGTAATTCTAAGAATTAATTCATTTACAAAAAGTATATATTCCTTTAAGGAATAAAAACATGGAAAAAGTGGTTAACAAAATAAGTTATAGCAttaggatgatacaaagatatgtagagggacaagtagtgttgaggaagtggggaggctgcagaatgacttggacaggctaggagagtgggcaaagaagcggCAGATGTAATATAATGTGGGTAAGTTTGAGGTtacgcactttggtaggaagaatagaggcgtagacttttctaaatggggaaaggcttcagaaatctgaagcacaaagggactgggaagtcctggttcaggactctcaaggttaacatgtaggttcagttggcagttaggaaggcaaattcaatgttagcattcatttctagaaggctagaatacaagagcaggtatgtactgctgaggctgtataaggttctggttagaccccatttggaatattgtgagaagttttacctaaggaaggacgtgctggccttggagggggcccagaggaggttcacaagaatgatcccaggaatgaagggtttgtcatatgaagaacgGTTGTGGAGTCTGGGTCTATGCTCGATGGAGTTgagagggatgaggggggatctaattgaaacttgcagaataccgaggccgagatagagtgaatgtttccactagtgggagagactagaactcgagggacgctcctttaaaacagatgtggagaatttcttcagccagtgtgtggtgaatctatggaactcattgccacagagggctgtggaggccaggtcattgagtgtcttcaagacagagaaagataggttcttcatcaataaggggatcaagggttacagggagaaggcaggagaatggggataggaatcatatcagccatgattgaatggtggggcagactcgatggctgaatggcaaaattctgctcctatatcttatggtcttattagaaTAGAGAAAAACTGTTGCCAAAAAGAGTATGAAGTCAGAAGACTGGGAGAATTTTTGAATTCAGCACTACGGCACCAGATGTGATAAAAGATGAGATTTAATTAGGTAATTCTGATACATAAACAAAATACAAACCAACTTGGTATAAGTGTAGTATTTGACATCTcttctgacattccagtgcagtaaaaCTATAACCACTGAGGAACATCCAGCATAGACGTAATTTTACTGAGATGACACCATAGGTGGTGATTACTTCCTATTCATCTTGCAATTCAGTGTAGCAAACAATCCAGTTCTTATTAACGCACATAATTTTTTGGAAACAATTGGAACAACTTGCCCTCCTGTGTCGGTTCAAAGCCATACTTTTCAAGATTGTTCAGATCAAAATTCCCTTCCTGAAAGTCCTTCGATATTTGTGGAGCAACAGTTTCTGTGAAGAGTTTTTTGGCTGTCAGGGGTTGCTCTGTTCCTTTTGGTGCTTTGTAAGATACATAGGGTTTCAGTTTAAAACCTTCTAAGCTGGGGACTATAAACTCAGGCACCATTTTCCTGATCTTTATAAACTTGCCGCTGGAAGTAATAATCCCTCCTGGTCTGGCTCCCCGTGATCTATAGAAACTGCGGGGTCCACGCTTGCTTGTGAGTTCTGCTGTCCGATCGGCTCCACGCACCAAACCCCGAGCCAGATTTGACAGTAATCCCATGGTTGATCACACCTAACAAAGATAGATAAAAGAGTCATGGGTGACTAAACAGCTGCAAGCGATAAAGGCACAGCCTTTCACAAATATCCCCCAAATGTAGCTGGTTTTGTTGCCAATTCAAAATCAGAAAGATTGTTCAGAGAAAGGATTGAGGCAACACCAACATTCAGAAAAAGGGGCTTAAGCGGATGAAAGATCTCCGAAAACAATTCCATACATTCAAACTAACCTCGAGATAACCAACAAAATGCACAGCTCCAGAAATGAACCTTTGGTGCCAGCAGTTTGAAGAAATTCAGCACAAAATGCGAGTCTTCTAAAAATGCAGTCCCCATATTGTGACACTGAAAAATTCCCCATATATTGCAGAATAAAGTTTCTCAGAC
It includes:
- the mrpl41 gene encoding large ribosomal subunit protein mL41, with the translated sequence MGLLSNLARGLVRGADRTAELTSKRGPRSFYRSRGARPGGIITSSGKFIKIRKMVPEFIVPSLEGFKLKPYVSYKAPKGTEQPLTAKKLFTETVAPQISKDFQEGNFDLNNLEKYGFEPTQEGKLFQLFPKNYVR